One genomic window of Pelecanus crispus isolate bPelCri1 chromosome 18, bPelCri1.pri, whole genome shotgun sequence includes the following:
- the PSMB3 gene encoding proteasome subunit beta type-3: MSIMSYNGGAVMAMKGKNCVAIAADRRFGIQAQMVTTDFQKIFPMGERLYIGLAGLATDVQTVAQRLKFRLNLYELKEGRQIKPQTFMSMVSNLLYERRFGPYYTEPVIAGLDPVTHEPFICSLDLIGCPMITDDFVVSGTCSEQMYGMCESLWEPDMEPDHLFETISQAMLNAVDRDAISGMGVVVHIIEKDKITTRTLKARMD, encoded by the exons ATG TCTATTATGTCCTATAACGGCGGGGCCGTAATGGCCATGAAGGGGAAGAACTGCGTGGCCATTGCTGCGGACCGGCGGTTTGGGATTCAAGCGCAGATGGTGACCACAGACTTCCAGAAGATTTTCCCTATGGGAGAAAGACTGTATATTGGATTGGCAGGACTGGCCACGGACGTGCAGACGGT TGCCCAGAGACTGAAGTTCAGGCTGAATCTCTACGAGCtgaaggaaggcaggcagatCAAACCTCAGACTTTTATGAGCATGGTTTCCAATCTGCTCTATGAGAGACG GTTTGGACCTTACTACACAGAACCAGTCATTGCCGGGCTGGACCCCGTAACACACGAACCTTTCATCTGCTCTCTAGACCTGATCGGCTGCCCAATGATAACCGATGACTTCGTGGTCAGCGGCACCTGCTCCGAGCAGATGTACGGCATGTGTGAGTCCCTGTGGGAGCCCGACATG GAACCCGATCACCTCTTTGAAACGATCTCGCAGGCCATGTTGAATGCAGTGGATAGAGATGCCATATCTGGAATGGGCGTGGTAGTACACATAAT TGAAAAAGACAAGATCACCACCAGGACCCTGAAAGCCCGCATGGACTAG